The following coding sequences are from one Candidatus Dadabacteria bacterium window:
- a CDS encoding IS1380 family transposase yields NPKKIVLDIDITDDPLHGEQEGRFYHGYYREYCYAPSYIFCGRHLLGCRLREANQDSSAGAVEEIERIVSQIREKWKRTRIIIRGDSGFCREELMRWCEDNGVDYIFGMSKNLRLMGWVKKEVRKACIDHRESGEASRRFKSFRYCTKKSWSRSRRVVCKAEHLEKGANTRFVVTSLKHSEYDAKTLYERVYCARGEMENRIKAQQLELFSDRTSTHYMRSNQLRMYFSAFAYVLLECLRRSGLKGTRHYMAQCGTIRVRLLKVGTLIRQSARRVLLSFAESYPCGDLFRHVLRRLQAIPLAP; encoded by the coding sequence AGAATCCGAAGAAGATAGTGCTTGACATAGACATCACTGACGATCCCCTGCACGGAGAGCAGGAAGGCAGGTTCTATCATGGCTATTACAGGGAGTACTGTTACGCTCCTTCCTACATATTCTGCGGTCGTCACCTGCTGGGGTGCAGACTCAGGGAAGCGAACCAGGACTCCTCGGCGGGGGCCGTGGAGGAAATCGAAAGGATTGTCTCCCAGATTCGGGAGAAGTGGAAAAGAACTCGCATTATCATCAGAGGGGACTCGGGTTTCTGCCGGGAAGAGCTTATGAGGTGGTGTGAAGACAATGGGGTTGATTACATTTTTGGGATGTCAAAGAATCTTCGGTTGATGGGCTGGGTGAAAAAGGAAGTTCGCAAGGCCTGTATTGATCACAGGGAAAGCGGAGAAGCTTCCCGGCGTTTCAAGAGCTTCCGGTATTGTACGAAAAAGAGTTGGAGCAGGAGCCGGAGGGTAGTGTGCAAGGCTGAGCATCTTGAGAAAGGGGCCAACACCCGGTTTGTGGTGACGTCGCTTAAGCACAGTGAGTATGACGCGAAGACTCTTTACGAGAGAGTGTACTGTGCCCGCGGGGAGATGGAGAACCGGATCAAGGCTCAGCAGCTTGAGCTGTTCTCGGACCGCACTTCCACCCATTACATGCGCTCGAACCAGTTGAGGATGTACTTCTCGGCGTTTGCGTACGTACTGCTTGAGTGTCTGAGGAGAAGCGGGCTTAAGGGGACAAGGCATTACATGGCCCAGTGCGGGACAATACGGGTGAGGCTGCTCAAGGTCGGCACTTTGATACGCCAAAGCGCGCGGAGGGTATTGCTGTCGTTTGCCGAGAGCTATCCCTGCGGAGATTTGTTCCGCCATGTGCTCCGAAGACTTCAGGCGATTCCGCTCGCTCCGTAA
- a CDS encoding ammonium transporter — protein MSLKKTLSLLFFFFVLAFFSFTDPASASELDTGDTAWILTSTALVLFMTIPGLALFYGGLVGKKNVLSVLMQCFSITAVVTVIWTFFGYSMAFDTTGMVAGEVGMNAFVGGFSKAFLNGVGIDTLSGTIPEVLFFAFQLTFAIITPALIIGAFAERMKFSAMLLFTALWVIFCYFPIAHMVWGGEGSYLGDKGVIDFAGGIVVHITAGTAALVAAILVGPRRGYPRQLALPHNLTLTMIGTAMLWVGWFGFNGGSALAAGGQAAMAVVVTQISPCVAALTWIFLESVRSGKPSALGFATGAIAGLAAITPASGTVGPLGAIVIGAASSVLAYIAATYIKFRFNYDDALDVVGVHGVGGLVGIILVGVFASNSFGGSIVDLDIGAQLGIQIYGGIFAVVYTAIVSYIVLKVVDMLVGLRVTEDEETEGLDITDHGESGYYGI, from the coding sequence ATGAGTTTAAAAAAAACGCTTTCACTTTTGTTTTTCTTTTTTGTTTTAGCTTTCTTTTCTTTTACCGACCCTGCTTCGGCGAGCGAGCTTGATACTGGCGATACCGCCTGGATACTGACTTCAACCGCGCTTGTTCTTTTCATGACGATTCCCGGGCTTGCGCTTTTCTACGGGGGGCTGGTCGGCAAAAAAAACGTTCTTTCGGTGCTGATGCAGTGCTTTTCCATTACCGCAGTCGTAACGGTTATATGGACGTTTTTCGGTTACAGCATGGCTTTTGACACTACCGGCATGGTAGCGGGAGAAGTCGGGATGAACGCCTTCGTGGGAGGCTTCTCAAAGGCGTTTCTAAACGGTGTGGGTATCGATACTCTTTCGGGGACGATCCCCGAAGTTCTGTTCTTCGCCTTCCAGCTTACCTTCGCGATTATCACTCCGGCACTTATAATCGGGGCGTTTGCTGAGAGAATGAAGTTCTCGGCTATGCTTCTGTTCACCGCCCTTTGGGTGATATTCTGTTACTTCCCGATCGCGCACATGGTCTGGGGAGGGGAGGGTTCCTACCTTGGAGACAAGGGAGTGATTGACTTTGCAGGCGGAATAGTCGTCCATATCACGGCGGGTACCGCGGCCCTTGTGGCAGCGATACTGGTCGGGCCCAGGAGAGGCTACCCCAGACAACTTGCGCTTCCGCACAATCTCACTCTTACGATGATAGGTACTGCGATGCTCTGGGTCGGATGGTTCGGATTTAACGGGGGAAGCGCCCTTGCGGCCGGTGGACAGGCGGCCATGGCGGTCGTCGTGACCCAGATTTCTCCATGCGTTGCCGCTCTCACCTGGATATTCCTTGAAAGCGTAAGGTCGGGCAAGCCCAGCGCTCTTGGTTTCGCGACTGGGGCCATCGCGGGTCTCGCAGCCATAACTCCCGCCTCTGGCACTGTGGGACCGCTTGGAGCCATAGTCATAGGAGCCGCGTCTTCTGTGCTTGCCTACATAGCGGCCACTTACATCAAGTTCCGTTTCAATTATGACGACGCGCTTGACGTCGTGGGAGTTCACGGAGTCGGAGGTCTGGTAGGAATCATCCTGGTGGGAGTGTTTGCCTCGAACTCTTTCGGCGGTTCGATCGTTGATCTCGACATAGGGGCGCAGTTAGGCATACAGATCTACGGGGGAATATTCGCGGTTGTATACACTGCCATAGTAAGCTATATAGTGCTCAAGGTCGTTGACATGCTCGTCGGACTCAGGGTCACCGAGGATGAAGAAACCGAAGGTCTTGACATAACGGATCACGGAGAGTCGGGTTACTACGGCATCTAG